TATTCATACACTTTAAGTAGTATCAATTTTTGTTTGCTGAATTATTTCTTGACTTTTTATTTCATTAGCTAAattcttttataatattaatatacaaGTATTGGTGTGAGgattgtaaaattttttagaaatttttacgTGGTTTTCAAATGATGATAGAACTGGATTGACAAACTTATTAGTTTATTTCTAACATGAGAATTTGACATGAAGACCTATGTTATTTAATAAACTAGAAGCtagtaatttaataattaacatacacattaaaaatacgTTAATATACacattgtatttattattttcatttataaGACTTATTTAGGtgagtttttttaaaaaaatatttttaaaaatttttatttaaaaaaaataaaaaaattttatgtttgaatctctcgtaaaaaaaatatttttacttatcaattttatttgtgtacaataatataaaaaatactttgttgtttatttattatgtaagtTTTTAATATTAGTTAAGTACCAGGTTCTACAACCGATTGGCACGCAATAATgcctaaaaatatttttaaaaatgagtaaattaTAACTTCTTAAagaaataacttttaaaattttttaatgttttgacttttactattaaaaatttaataaatacaataaaaaataaaaataaaaacttttttcattaaaaaaatatttttctatcaaGGCACCAAAGAAGTACGTAGTCTTTCAAAAGAAGACAACTTCATAATAGAACCTTTGAAAAATTAcgctaaaatttaaaataaatgtaCATTCAgaaaaattgaaaggaaaatgCATGGAATGGAAGGAACTTCCTTccttaatatttgaattttaagttTGGGTCGAGTCTCACTCTTAACTCTGGATAAATATATATGATGGAAATTAAAGTGAACTCGACTTTACGTAGAGTTAATacctgagagccgttagatgatttgattgatttgactaaattttcatctaacggtttttagatatcaacttcacgtgaagtcgactattttctccaatatatatatatatatagaaaaaatataggGAGCCAATGGAATGTTTGTACAATGTATACAATAGAGATTTACGaagtattagaaatataatcatTAATGTTACCTTTTTCCATCAACtgaagcttttgggatgagtagtATCATGGCATGGCATGGTATAAAAATATAGgtaatgtttattttataactcaatagtccattgtacacattgtatactTAAACTATTGACTCCCTAGCACTACCCATATATATTTGAATTTCCATGTTTACCCTTATTTGTGATTGCCATTTGCCAGTGCAATCTAGTTCCCGCTATCTTCGGCGATGTTTGAAAGTTTCCTCATCTTTCTTTTGTGTTTGAATGTTATagcaaaacaaaataatttgcATGGTTTGATCAGTGATCAGTAACAATGGAGAGGTACCTCAGAGACAACTTTTACGTTCAGCCCAAGCGCCCTACCTCCGACGCCCTCCGCCGATGGAGGTCCGCCGTCGCCGTCGTCAAGAACCCCCGCCGCCGATTCCGTATGGTCGCCAATCTCGCCCAACGCGCCGAAGCCGAACAGAAGCGCAAGAAGAGTCAGGTTCCTCAATTACTTCcctgcattattattattattcttctcttttttcttcgtTCTTTCCTTCCttcgtttttctttttcctctcaaCACTTCTCGATCCAATTTTAacactcaataaaaatcaaatagcgCGCGCCACAAAGAAAACCTAACTGcgattttttttactttttaattttgttttcattccGAGTTTGATTTTCCTAGCGTGCAAATGAAGCTAGCTATTTAGTTCTTCTCTCTCGACTTAAACCATTTCTAGTTTAACAATTTCTACTTAGTATTTCAGCTTCCAGTTTCTGATCTGTTTTTTTctactataattaattatggaCGAATTTCAAATAATGAACTAGTTCAACGAATTGTTTCAACCTTAGTTACTATCTGATTGACATTTTAGcttaacatataaaattatgGTAGCTAGGCTCTACACAAAATGTTACTATATTAATTAGTGATGCCATGAGCATAATTTATTTAAGTGTTTTATAAATACCAAACCATTTTTTTTCATGCAAACGTAATTATGAAtggatttaaaacaaaaaaattatttgaatggCTATTTTTGCTTAGATTAATTGCAATGATTTTTTGAAACATTTTTCATGTTAAAATATATGTTTCTACCAACTAATTTGGATTGGTTCATTGGTCAGCTACAAATAGCGGTAGTAATTTAAATTCTGTTTTGCATATGCAGCAACTCATTGTAGCGATATACTGTTAACTAGAGTTGTTTGCAACAGATTAGTCATTGGCTTATTGAATTAGGAGGATATTGTGGGAAATTCTACCTTAATGTACTGTTATATCCAAGATTATCCTTGATTAATAAGTTTTCTCCTTAAACTTGGCTATGATTGTGCCTGTATTTTATGTTATCCATGGGCCCGTGACTATGGACCACACTTAACCCCTTATATGCTGTAATTATGTCAGAATAGATACGAGGTATAGCACTACCTTTGAGtcgttttcttcttttctgcaaTACTTTCCCAGTTGATCTGTTTCACAGAACTTCTTCTGCAAGTAACATTTTCTTATGGCAGAGAGATAAAATTTATTGGAAACCACAATAGTACAGTTATAGTAACTAAATCTCAGTTATCGTTATGCTTTCAATGTCAAAGTAGTGTCCATAAACCTTGTATACAAAGGTTTCCTCTTGTGTATGCTAATCAGCTAATGATTCTGTCATAGTAAAGCAGAATTAACAGAATAATTATAGTTATATTGCTATAGACATGGAAAAACAAGAAGGTAGAGATCATTTACATCCTATAGGAGTAGCCATGGATTTTCATATACCCACCGGTCAACCAAAGCAATAATTTTGCTATTCCATCTTTGTTTATTTGTTAAGAGTCACGTCAATAGTTTGTCCTGGACCTAGATCACATGGTGCTGAAGAGTGAAGATCACGATCAAACTTTGCATGCTATAtagttagaaattttttttcttaaaaaagtcCAATTTTCAGTAAAAATACAGAATGAaacttttattagtttaataacATGCTATCATGATCTTTGTCCGAGCAATTCACAAATGATATCAAACATTTACTTTGCCATGATGATAGCGAAAATGCTCCTATATGCTCTGCCTGTGACACTTCTATTTTGGAAAATTTCATATGAACAGAATTGGTTCACCTATGTTTCCCTTTTTTTCCCCTTTAATTTCCAATAATGGTATCATACATATATCTACACTTTTGGTTGTTTCATTAATGgtgtaataatattaatttgtcTGTCATCACTGTGCTTATTCTTGAACAAGAAAATACTATATTATGATCTTGGTGGCGTAAGCAGAATGTTTGTAGCTAGAAATAGTATTCATTTCCACGTGCTTCCTAACTCTTTCTGATTAACGTTGCATGAAATGCATTTATTATCCGTCTCTCTTATCACACCATGCTTATGCCTCAATATATTTGACCACAGGAAAAGGTCAGGGTGGCTCTCTATGTGCAAAAAGCAGCATTGCAATTCATTAGCGGtatttgcattttttgaatCCCATTATTCACTCGTCTTTTTCTCATGTCACCAACACAGATTCCCCCTTCTTCTGTTACttactattttgtttttccaaattCTCACACAGCTGGAAACCGTAGTTCTGAGTACATGCTCTCCAAAGAGGTACAAGAAGCGGGTTTTGGAATTGAGCCAGATGAATTAGCGGAAATTGTTCATTCCCATGACACCAAATCTTTGGAGCGCAATGAAGGAGTTGAAGGTTTAGCTAAGCGTGTTTGTGTGTCTCTTCAAGATGGTATTCATTCACAAGATATTTCACACAGACAGAAGATCTTCGGTTGTAATCAGTACACAGAGAAGCCGCAAAGAAGCTTCTGGATGTTTGTTTGGGATGCAATGCAAGACTTGACACTCATGATCCTCATTGTCTGTGCTGTGATTTCAGTAGGTGTTGGAATATCAACGGAAGGTTTTCCAAAAGGTATGTATGATGGAGTTGGAATTATACTTTGCATTCTGTTAGTGGTATTTGTCACTTCAATCAGTGACTACAGACAGAGTTTGCAATTCAAAGATTTggataaagaaaagaagaatgtcAGAATCCAAGTCACAAGAGAGGGTAAAAGACAGAAGGTTTCGATTTATGAACTTGTGGTGGGAGACATAGTTCATCTTTCAATAGGAGATGTAATCCCTGCAGATGGAATTTTCATATCAGGTTTCAGCTTGTTGATTGATGAATCAAGCTTATCTGGTGAGAGTGAAGCAGTGCATGTTGATCATGAGAAGCCTTTTCTTCTATCAGGGACATCCGTTCAAGATGGTTCTGCAAAGATGCTAGTGACTTCTGTTGGTATGAGAACTGAATGGGGAAAACTGATGGATACTTTGAATGAAGGAGGTGATGACGAGACACCACTTCAGGTCAAGCTCAATGGTGTTGCCACAATTATAGGAAAGATAGGACTTGGTTTTGCAGTCCTAACATTCCTGGTTTTGACTGGAAGGTACTTGTTGGAGAAAGTAAAACATCATGAGATTGCTCATTGGTCCATGGATGATGCATCAAAGCTTCTCAATTTCTTTGCCACTGCTGTGATCATAATTGTTGTGGCAGTTCCTGAGGGACTTCCTTTGGCAGTCACACTAAGCCTTGCGTTTGCAATGAAGAAACTTATGAATGATAAGGCACTTGTAAGGCACCTTTCGGCATGCGAAACGATGGGCTCGGCCGGCTGTATCTGCACGGATAAGACAGGAACCTTGACGACAAATCACATGGTTGTTGACAAGTTATGGATATGTGAACAAACTAAGGCAATAAAAAAGGGTGATGGTGAGAGTGTCTTGAAGAATTTTGTTCCTGAAGAGATATTTGATCTCTTTCTGCAGTCTATATTTCAGAACACAGGCTCTGAGATTGTCAAAGGGGAAGATGGTAAGAACAAGGTCATGGGAACTCCCACGGAAACGGCATTGTTGGAATGCGGATTGATGTTGGGAGGTGATTCTAAATCTTACAATGACAAGTACAAGATAATGAAGGTTGAGCCTTTCAATTCTGAGAAAAAAAAGATGTCTGTGCTTGTGGCCCTTCCTGATGGCACCATCAACAAGTCTAGAGCATTTTGTAAAGGAGCATCAGAAATAGTTCTCAAGAATTGTAACAAGGTTATTAATGCAGATGGGAAAGTGGTGGATTTGAATGAAGAACAGAGAAAGTGCATCATAGAAGTAATAGATGGTTTTGCTTGTGAGGCTCTGGAGGATAACTACACATTCGTAGCAATTATTGGAATCAAGGATCCAGTGAGACCTGGAGTTAAAGAAGCTGTGAAGACTTGTTTAGAAGCTGGAATCAATGTTAGAATGGTAACTGGTGATAACATAAACACTGCTAAAGCCATTGCTAAAGAATGTGGCATCTTGACAGATGGAATTGCTATTGAGGGACCAGAATTCAGGAATAAAAGCCAGCAGGAGTTGGAGGAGATCATACCAAAACTCCAGGTTCATTCCAATTCCACATCTTGATTCTCTTATTTATATGTTCCATAGCTACTTTTTTAATGTTTAGCAAACATGGTAACCCTAAAAAATTTGTTTGCTTTATTTGTATAGGTGATGGCTAGGTCCCTGCCTCTTGACAAGCACAAATTAGTAACCCATTTGAGGAATGATTTTAATGAAGTTGTGGCAGTGACAGGTGATGGGACCAATGATGCTCCAGCATTACATGAGGCTGATATTGGACTCGCCATGGGTATTGCAGGGACAGAGGTTTGTCATGCACACAATCTATATATCATGGATTACTTCCATTGTACTTCCTCAGTTCCTTTTTACCTAACTTTTTGGTATATCATTGGATTAATGAATCTGAATATAATTGTATCTGGgtactttattaaaaaatttaccaACAGATAGTATATTTCATCATTAATTATTCCATGCTAGATAAATGTGTGAATTCATTACATGCTCCATTGCATGCTATTGTGCTAAGCATGTAAACCTCCATGTTCTGTAGGTTGCAAAAGAGAATGCGGATGTGATTGTAATGGACGACAACTTTGCCACCATAGTGAATGTTGCCAAATGGGGTCGTTCTGTTTATATAAACATACAAAAGTTTGTTCAGTTCCAATTAACAGTCAACGTTGTAGCTCTCATGCTAAATTTTGTTTCAGCATGTGTCTCAGGTATTacacataatattattttcaattttcaatcacTTTCAAGGTCATAGTCATGCTTCCTAATCTCAATACAAAATCTATCAGGCTCTGCTCCTCTTACCGCTGTTCAAATGCTTTGGGTGAACATGATCATGGACACACTTGGCGCATTGGCATTGGCTACTGAACCTCCCCATGGTGGACTCATGAAGAGGCCACCTATTGGAAAGGACACCAAATTCATAACCCCTGTCATGTGGAGGAACATAATTGGTCAGAGTATTTATCAAACTATTGTCCTGTTGCTACTCAAATTTCGCGGCAAGCAGATTCTCAAGCTCAGTGATTCTGATTCTACCCTACTCAATACTGTCATATTCAACGCCTTTGTATTTTGCCAGGTACCATATCAGTCAACTTACTTTTGCATTNNNNNNNNNNNNNNNNNNNNNNNNNNNNTTATGTGTAGTAAATGTGTCTACAATTGTCTTAAGCTTTTATCAAAACTATTTTTATGGTAAAAATGTTGTTACTTTTTTTGGCCAAGTTTCAAAAGTCTCTTAAAATTAGGTTACATTAAAGATGACACCCCTTGATTTGTGATACCTACATTCATCCACATAAAGAGAATGTTAATGACATGTTTATAAGACATGTTAGTATCAccattttacaaaatataaaattgtcgAATCTCATATAGGTGGTTATTTCCAAGAAAACATTTTTATCTGAAGATGATATTATAAACTGTTAGATGGTTT
The genomic region above belongs to Arachis duranensis cultivar V14167 chromosome 3, aradu.V14167.gnm2.J7QH, whole genome shotgun sequence and contains:
- the LOC107477517 gene encoding putative calcium-transporting ATPase 11, plasma membrane-type, whose translation is MLSKEVQEAGFGIEPDELAEIVHSHDTKSLERNEGVEGLAKRVCVSLQDGIHSQDISHRQKIFGCNQYTEKPQRSFWMFVWDAMQDLTLMILIVCAVISVGVGISTEGFPKGMYDGVGIILCILLVVFVTSISDYRQSLQFKDLDKEKKNVRIQVTREGKRQKVSIYELVVGDIVHLSIGDVIPADGIFISGFSLLIDESSLSGESEAVHVDHEKPFLLSGTSVQDGSAKMLVTSVGMRTEWGKLMDTLNEGGDDETPLQVKLNGVATIIGKIGLGFAVLTFLVLTGRYLLEKVKHHEIAHWSMDDASKLLNFFATAVIIIVVAVPEGLPLAVTLSLAFAMKKLMNDKALVRHLSACETMGSAGCICTDKTGTLTTNHMVVDKLWICEQTKAIKKGDGESVLKNFVPEEIFDLFLQSIFQNTGSEIVKGEDGKNKVMGTPTETALLECGLMLGGDSKSYNDKYKIMKVEPFNSEKKKMSVLVALPDGTINKSRAFCKGASEIVLKNCNKVINADGKVVDLNEEQRKCIIEVIDGFACEALEDNYTFVAIIGIKDPVRPGVKEAVKTCLEAGINVRMVTGDNINTAKAIAKECGILTDGIAIEGPEFRNKSQQELEEIIPKLQVMARSLPLDKHKLVTHLRNDFNEVVAVTGDGTNDAPALHEADIGLAMGIAGTEVAKENADVIVMDDNFATIVNVAKWGRSVYINIQKFVQFQLTVNVVALMLNFVSACVSGSAPLTAVQMLWVNMIMDTLGALALATEPPHGGLMKRPPIGKDTKFITPVMWRNIIGQSIYQTIVLLLLKFRGKQILKLSDSDSTLLNTVIFNAFVFCQVFNEINSRDMEKINVVRGMLSSWVFLVVIASTVTFQVVIVEFLGTFAQTVPLSKDLWLFSVLIGAVSLVIAVVLKCIPVGTTDSHYQPASHDGYEQLPSGPDMA